The Parashewanella spongiae genome has a window encoding:
- the rarD gene encoding EamA family transporter RarD, with protein MNLKIGINLLLTNYDYRAGITFSVIASLIFGIIPWLINLINIDGNTLFSLRIIIGFVFLTAYFSFSKKYIDLFNSAKDILKSPKRLSLLLIGACLIGVQWWIFIWAPANGLTKELSLGYFMLPLSTALLGKLIFKERINFLRRIAISLALIGLVIELMQHHSISWVSVIVFGGYPLYFTIRKMMKEKVASILFLEHLCLIPVSILFFKNTPNIFSSLYTTPYSLVLILLFGIVGIISVFLYIQASMLLPLSLFGMLSYLEPSILFVVATIVIHEQVETSHLIFYGFIWSATLISLFDSFKIFIDEPKSSKHTKKV; from the coding sequence TTGAACTTAAAAATCGGTATAAATCTCTTGCTAACTAATTATGATTATAGAGCTGGCATAACATTTTCCGTTATTGCATCTTTAATTTTCGGCATTATTCCATGGTTGATTAATTTAATAAATATCGATGGCAATACGTTATTTTCGTTGAGGATAATAATAGGCTTTGTATTTTTAACTGCTTATTTTTCATTTTCAAAAAAATACATAGATCTGTTCAATTCAGCAAAAGATATACTTAAAAGCCCCAAAAGACTCTCATTATTGCTCATTGGAGCCTGCTTGATTGGTGTTCAATGGTGGATATTTATATGGGCACCAGCTAACGGTTTAACGAAAGAGCTATCCTTGGGCTATTTCATGCTACCGTTAAGCACAGCTTTACTAGGCAAACTTATTTTTAAAGAAAGAATAAATTTCTTAAGAAGAATAGCCATATCTTTAGCCTTGATAGGGTTAGTTATAGAGCTCATGCAACACCATTCAATATCATGGGTTTCAGTGATTGTTTTTGGTGGTTATCCACTATACTTTACTATCAGGAAAATGATGAAGGAGAAAGTGGCATCAATTCTTTTTCTCGAGCACCTCTGTTTGATCCCTGTCTCTATTTTATTTTTTAAAAATACTCCTAATATTTTTAGCTCACTTTATACCACACCATATTCTTTAGTTTTGATTTTATTATTTGGGATTGTTGGGATAATTTCAGTGTTTCTATACATTCAAGCCTCAATGCTTTTACCTCTTAGCTTGTTTGGTATGCTCAGTTATCTTGAACCATCAATTCTTTTTGTCGTTGCAACAATAGTAATTCATGAACAAGTTGAAACGTCACATTTAATATTCTATGGTTTCATATGGTCAGCTACACTTATTTCTCTCTTTGACAGTTTCAAAATTTTTATTGATGAACCTAAAAGCTCAAAACATACTAAAAAGGTATGA
- a CDS encoding transposase: MVELEIPVDHIHMVIRGEPKISPSDVMQIIKSISAREFFKRYPDIKRRYFWGR, translated from the coding sequence ATAGTTGAACTAGAAATTCCAGTTGATCATATCCACATGGTCATTAGAGGTGAGCCGAAGATATCACCAAGCGATGTCATGCAAATAATCAAAAGTATTTCAGCGAGAGAATTCTTCAAGCGTTACCCAGATATAAAAAGGCGTTACTTTTGGGGGAGATAA
- a CDS encoding ISKra4 family transposase, with translation MKLAYSNSLEFSFFSEAKLQFERIISHLEDEQVKQESHGEVEAYIDTEGTELLRCLLQGFLDIKTAEEPRQQVCSNRDIALNHLKNNCKRNLESLFGTVTMHRKGYSQRRCDSVFPMDGELNLSKDKYSDGVRLRLATEAVKGSYDDAVSSIDTTTGAHVPKRQARQIVQDIAQDFDGFYLQQRYLKPENTSDLLVLTMDGKGIVMQPNSLREGTQKAAKQQKLKGRLSAGEKKDRKRMAEVAAVYTTKPLHRTPESIMSRNDNSNVRPLRVPPRNKRVWASVERSAATVIEEAFLEALERDPTQSRQWVVLVDGHPHQLKQIYRVMKKLNINATVVMDFIHVLEYLWKAAWCLFEKDDPEVEDWIEKRATEILRGNASQVAKGLGISATKRKLKQREGINKCIGYLLRNKSRLEYGKALEQGFPIASGVIEGACRHLINDRLDITGARWSLEGAEAILKLRSLRSSGDIEKYWEYHKKQSKQRLYRCG, from the coding sequence ATGAAACTAGCATACTCAAACTCACTCGAATTTTCATTCTTTTCTGAAGCCAAATTGCAATTTGAACGTATTATTTCGCACCTCGAAGACGAGCAAGTTAAGCAAGAGAGCCATGGAGAAGTTGAAGCTTATATCGATACCGAAGGAACTGAGTTGTTGCGGTGTTTATTACAGGGTTTCTTAGATATCAAAACCGCTGAAGAGCCCCGTCAGCAAGTTTGTTCCAACCGTGACATTGCATTGAATCATTTGAAAAATAACTGCAAACGAAACTTAGAAAGTTTATTTGGTACCGTAACGATGCATCGAAAAGGTTACAGTCAACGTCGGTGTGATAGCGTGTTTCCAATGGATGGTGAGCTGAATCTTTCGAAAGATAAATACTCTGATGGTGTACGCCTAAGACTCGCTACAGAAGCAGTCAAAGGCTCATATGATGATGCAGTAAGCTCAATAGATACCACCACAGGTGCGCACGTGCCCAAGCGACAAGCAAGGCAAATTGTGCAGGATATTGCACAAGATTTTGATGGTTTTTATCTCCAGCAGAGATACCTTAAGCCAGAAAATACATCTGATTTACTGGTATTGACTATGGATGGAAAAGGCATCGTTATGCAACCTAATAGCTTGAGAGAGGGCACGCAAAAAGCAGCGAAACAACAGAAGCTCAAAGGACGCCTAAGTGCTGGAGAAAAAAAAGACCGCAAACGAATGGCAGAAGTTGCAGCGGTATACACCACCAAGCCTTTGCATCGTACCCCAGAATCAATCATGTCTAGAAACGATAATTCAAATGTTCGTCCATTACGTGTGCCACCAAGAAATAAACGTGTGTGGGCAAGCGTAGAAAGAAGCGCTGCGACTGTGATTGAAGAAGCATTTTTAGAAGCTCTGGAACGAGACCCAACTCAAAGCCGTCAGTGGGTTGTACTCGTTGATGGTCATCCTCATCAGCTAAAACAAATTTATCGGGTGATGAAGAAACTCAACATCAATGCAACGGTGGTCATGGATTTCATCCATGTGCTTGAATATCTCTGGAAAGCGGCGTGGTGCTTATTTGAAAAAGATGATCCAGAAGTCGAAGATTGGATAGAAAAGCGAGCGACTGAAATCTTACGAGGTAATGCGTCACAAGTAGCAAAAGGCCTTGGGATCAGTGCAACAAAACGGAAATTAAAACAACGAGAAGGCATTAATAAGTGCATCGGTTATCTATTGAGAAATAAATCAAGATTAGAATACGGTAAAGCGTTAGAGCAAGGTTTCCCAATTGCTAGCGGTGTCATTGAGGGAGCTTGTCGTCATCTGATTAATGATAGGTTGGATATCACTGGAGCGAGATGGAGTCTTGAAGGTGCAGAAGCTATATTAAAACTTAGGTCGTTAAGATCGAGTGGTGATATTGAAAAGTATTGGGAGTATCACAAAAAGCAATCCAAACAGAGGTTATACAGATGTGGATAA
- a CDS encoding IS110 family transposase, giving the protein MSNEKNRLHKTLDDAGIRLGGFISDINGKSGQILVNGLIEGKPLCDLIKMVDPRLKADRSELMASMDETLTPSHLYILRNIKSHIEFLEKQLAELETLIIETIKPWNEALELLQTIPGTSVISAACLIGEIGDDMSCFDGMKGISSWAGLCPGNNESAGKRKSGRMRKGNKMVKTLLCEVANAAVKTKSQFKGKYQGLVIRRGHKRSIIAIAHKLLRIIYTVLSRRKAYFDPDINYEELMVRRNSPRWLQMMVKYNMV; this is encoded by the coding sequence TTGAGTAATGAGAAAAATCGATTACATAAAACCTTAGATGATGCTGGTATTCGTCTGGGCGGGTTTATTAGCGACATTAACGGGAAATCAGGGCAAATACTCGTGAACGGTCTGATTGAAGGAAAGCCATTGTGTGACTTGATAAAAATGGTCGACCCAAGACTGAAAGCCGATAGAAGTGAACTTATGGCGAGTATGGACGAAACTCTTACTCCGTCACACCTTTATATCTTGCGTAATATCAAAAGTCACATTGAGTTTCTAGAGAAGCAGCTTGCTGAGCTAGAAACCTTAATTATTGAAACGATAAAACCGTGGAATGAGGCTCTGGAACTTTTGCAAACGATACCGGGCACTAGTGTTATCAGTGCAGCTTGTCTTATTGGTGAAATCGGTGACGACATGAGTTGCTTCGATGGAATGAAGGGTATCAGCTCATGGGCAGGTTTATGTCCGGGAAATAATGAAAGTGCAGGAAAAAGAAAAAGTGGGCGAATGCGTAAAGGAAACAAAATGGTCAAAACACTCTTGTGTGAAGTAGCTAATGCTGCCGTTAAGACGAAAAGCCAATTCAAAGGCAAGTACCAAGGTTTGGTCATCCGTCGAGGACACAAGAGAAGTATCATTGCTATCGCCCACAAACTTTTACGTATTATCTACACAGTATTAAGCCGAAGGAAAGCCTATTTTGACCCAGATATTAACTACGAGGAGTTAATGGTCAGGAGAAATAGTCCCCGATGGCTTCAAATGATGGTTAAATACAATATGGTATAA
- a CDS encoding transposase — protein sequence MYHFVWIPKYRRKVFIESYREGLKSIGCGSFKTTKLSTSV from the coding sequence ATGTATCACTTTGTATGGATACCAAAATATCGGCGCAAAGTATTTATAGAGTCTTATCGTGAAGGCTTAAAATCAATTGGGTGTGGGTCTTTTAAAACGACGAAGTTATCCACATCTGTATAA
- the rnt gene encoding ribonuclease T: MSDLVEHNKLKSRFRGYYPVVIDVETAGFNKETDALLEIAVTMLKMTNEGELIIDKTMHYHIEPFEGSNLEPEALAFNGIDPTNPLRGAVSEKEAFLEIIKEIKKGQKASECHRSIIVAHNATFDHGFVTKAIERNKIKRTPFHPFATFDTAALSGLALGHTVLAKACSIAGIPFDNKEAHSALYDTERTAELFCYIVNKWKALGGWPLLNTNST, from the coding sequence ATGAGTGATTTAGTGGAACACAATAAGTTAAAATCCCGTTTTCGTGGGTATTACCCTGTCGTTATTGATGTAGAAACTGCTGGATTTAATAAAGAAACCGATGCTCTATTAGAAATTGCTGTAACAATGCTGAAAATGACTAACGAAGGCGAGTTGATCATTGATAAAACAATGCATTATCACATTGAGCCTTTTGAGGGTTCTAATTTAGAGCCTGAAGCTTTAGCATTTAATGGAATTGATCCTACAAACCCTTTGCGTGGGGCTGTAAGCGAAAAAGAAGCTTTCCTTGAAATAATTAAAGAAATCAAAAAAGGGCAAAAAGCATCTGAATGTCACAGAAGCATCATTGTTGCCCACAATGCGACATTTGATCATGGATTCGTTACGAAAGCGATTGAGCGTAATAAGATTAAAAGAACCCCATTTCACCCATTTGCAACTTTCGATACAGCTGCGCTTTCGGGTTTAGCTTTAGGGCATACAGTACTAGCTAAAGCTTGTTCAATAGCTGGAATTCCTTTTGATAACAAAGAGGCTCACTCCGCACTATATGACACAGAAAGGACTGCAGAGTTATTTTGTTATATCGTTAACAAGTGGAAAGCGTTAGGTGGCTGGCCTTTATTAAATACAAATTCAACCTAA
- a CDS encoding IS110 family transposase, with protein MKLCHFLKQHHIELAVMESTGVYWKSIYLSLVTAGIKTQVVNASHVKNVLGRKTDVIDSQWLASLGHYGLVRSSFVPAPQQEQLRLLTRRRDKTKKGIE; from the coding sequence TTGAAATTATGCCATTTTCTCAAGCAGCATCATATTGAGCTAGCAGTAATGGAAAGTACAGGTGTTTACTGGAAAAGCATCTACCTTTCACTTGTTACAGCTGGCATAAAAACGCAGGTCGTTAATGCAAGTCATGTCAAGAATGTTCTCGGTCGAAAGACAGATGTCATTGACAGTCAATGGCTCGCTTCACTTGGTCACTATGGACTCGTTCGGTCAAGTTTCGTTCCAGCGCCACAGCAGGAGCAACTCAGATTACTGACTCGCAGAAGAGACAAAACAAAAAAAGGAATTGAGTAA
- the nadA gene encoding quinolinate synthase NadA, with amino-acid sequence MSQAAPKIETIDYPFPPKPIPLSDFQKQQYKDRIKALLKDRDAVLVAHYYTDPEIQALAEETGGCVSDSLEMARFGRDHPAKTLIVAGVRFMGETSKILSPEKTVLMPTLEATCSLDIGCPIETFSEFCDAHPEHTVVVYANTSAAVKARADWVVTSSIALEIVEHLDSEGKKIIWGPDRHLGSYIAKETGAEMLMWQGECIVHDEFKAKALRLLKLEYPSAAVLVHPESPAAVVEMADAVGSTSQLIKAAQTMNNDTFIVATDKGIFYKMQQAAPGKTLIEAPTGGNGATCKSCAHCPWMAMNGLKAIEESLSAIDTKPHEIFVDDELRHDALIPLDRMLNFAKNLNMKVKGNA; translated from the coding sequence ATGAGCCAAGCGGCACCTAAGATAGAAACGATTGATTATCCTTTTCCTCCAAAACCGATCCCATTGTCAGATTTTCAAAAACAACAATATAAAGATCGTATTAAAGCCTTACTAAAAGATCGTGATGCTGTACTTGTGGCTCACTATTACACGGATCCTGAAATTCAAGCTTTGGCTGAAGAAACAGGTGGTTGTGTGTCAGATTCTTTAGAGATGGCACGTTTTGGACGAGATCATCCAGCAAAAACATTAATTGTTGCTGGTGTTCGGTTTATGGGAGAAACGTCGAAAATTCTTAGCCCTGAAAAGACAGTGTTGATGCCAACGTTAGAAGCAACGTGTTCATTAGATATTGGTTGTCCAATAGAAACTTTTAGTGAATTTTGTGACGCACACCCAGAGCATACTGTAGTTGTTTATGCGAATACTTCAGCGGCTGTTAAAGCTCGAGCAGACTGGGTTGTTACGTCAAGTATTGCACTTGAAATTGTCGAACACCTCGATAGTGAAGGCAAAAAGATTATCTGGGGGCCTGATCGCCATCTAGGGAGTTACATTGCCAAAGAAACAGGCGCTGAAATGTTAATGTGGCAAGGAGAGTGTATCGTTCATGATGAATTTAAAGCCAAAGCATTACGTCTGTTGAAGTTAGAATATCCTTCTGCCGCGGTTTTAGTACACCCTGAATCACCTGCCGCTGTAGTAGAAATGGCTGATGCTGTTGGCTCTACAAGCCAGCTTATTAAAGCGGCTCAAACGATGAATAACGATACTTTTATTGTTGCAACCGATAAAGGTATTTTTTATAAAATGCAACAAGCTGCGCCGGGTAAAACTCTAATTGAGGCGCCGACTGGTGGCAATGGAGCAACGTGTAAAAGTTGTGCTCATTGCCCTTGGATGGCGATGAATGGCTTGAAAGCCATCGAAGAATCATTATCAGCTATTGACACTAAACCACATGAAATTTTCGTAGATGATGAATTAAGGCATGACGCCTTAATTCCATTAGATCGAATGTTAAATTTTGCTAAAAATTTAAACATGAAAGTGAAAGGTAACGCCTAA
- a CDS encoding IS701 family transposase: MRSTTRPTTARCNLTMYMGFLISEPKSSTCTRLSEVTGISHHSVNRFFQRELFEPFDLFNEIKTSVNLIGGTLSVDDSVLDKPYSKYMALVGHFWSGKHHRVVKGINLITLYYTDPDGQHMPVNYRIYDKSEGKTKNDYFQDMLGEVLTWGLKPAFVTGDSWYSGVPNLKKVKNYQTGFMFSVESNRAVSLEKGKLQQVQALDVPDDGLEVWLKDFGKVKLFRTMLKDQQRHYVVYLPEGNFNYLLRKEFLSIHDHHWQIEQYHRAIKQVCHIEHFQVRNEQPIRNHIFASICSFVHLQKMQAADVISNVYKHQRVLYKGVVAGFIATFSEGKSCLEPKFQNSVNA; this comes from the coding sequence ATAAGAAGTACCACTCGACCAACTACAGCCCGCTGCAATTTAACTATGTATATGGGATTTTTGATCAGTGAGCCCAAGTCATCCACTTGCACTCGATTGTCCGAGGTAACTGGTATTTCTCATCACAGTGTAAACCGTTTTTTTCAAAGAGAACTGTTTGAACCATTTGATTTATTTAATGAAATAAAAACCAGCGTCAACTTGATTGGTGGCACTCTTAGCGTTGATGACAGCGTTCTGGATAAACCTTATAGCAAGTATATGGCACTTGTTGGACATTTTTGGTCAGGTAAGCATCATCGAGTTGTGAAAGGGATTAATCTCATCACTTTATACTACACAGATCCAGATGGTCAGCACATGCCAGTCAATTATCGTATTTATGATAAGTCTGAAGGCAAAACTAAAAATGATTATTTTCAGGATATGCTGGGTGAAGTCTTAACATGGGGTTTGAAGCCAGCATTTGTCACGGGAGACTCTTGGTACAGCGGCGTTCCAAATCTGAAGAAGGTAAAAAATTACCAAACAGGTTTTATGTTTTCAGTTGAAAGCAATAGAGCAGTATCGCTTGAAAAGGGAAAGTTGCAGCAAGTTCAAGCCCTAGATGTACCTGATGATGGTCTCGAAGTCTGGTTGAAAGACTTTGGTAAAGTGAAACTTTTTCGGACGATGCTAAAAGACCAGCAACGCCATTATGTTGTCTACTTACCAGAAGGCAACTTTAACTACTTGCTGAGAAAAGAGTTTTTAAGCATCCATGACCATCACTGGCAGATTGAACAATATCATCGTGCAATTAAACAAGTCTGCCATATTGAGCACTTTCAAGTACGCAATGAGCAACCTATAAGAAATCATATATTTGCATCAATTTGCAGCTTTGTTCATCTTCAAAAAATGCAGGCTGCTGATGTCATATCTAATGTGTATAAACACCAACGTGTTCTTTACAAGGGTGTAGTCGCAGGTTTTATTGCAACATTTTCAGAAGGTAAAAGTTGTCTCGAACCAAAATTTCAAAATTCTGTCAATGCGTAA
- a CDS encoding flagellar protein MotY produces the protein MWRQLIILLVCCVPLTVGAELRHFVASLEESQWRITSNSPIACQLEHEIPMYGKAIFASQASKDMNLNFVLDMWVKPNEVTKAELISKAPSWRPGIANKKLTAITYQKYFDGEVPKLAAWSMLNELTKGMQPTFYYADWNNKSRRVAVGLSSVNFHRKYNIFKQCLSNLLPYSFNDIAFTVLNFKEGGTELTRLSQQQMNKVQEYLSYDADVELILIDAYTDSYGGRGINKKVSQQRADSIKEYFISNGVPKDKIVTRGHGETRHVAGNDTLADRARNRRLVIQIDKAS, from the coding sequence ATGTGGCGACAATTAATCATTTTATTGGTTTGTTGCGTACCCTTAACTGTCGGTGCCGAACTGCGTCATTTTGTTGCCTCTTTAGAAGAATCACAGTGGCGAATTACAAGTAATAGTCCAATAGCTTGCCAGTTAGAGCATGAAATCCCTATGTATGGCAAAGCTATTTTTGCGAGCCAAGCCAGTAAAGATATGAATTTGAATTTTGTATTGGATATGTGGGTAAAACCGAACGAAGTAACGAAAGCAGAATTAATCAGTAAAGCACCGAGTTGGCGTCCAGGTATTGCAAATAAAAAGCTAACGGCGATTACTTATCAGAAATACTTTGACGGTGAAGTGCCAAAATTGGCCGCTTGGTCAATGCTTAATGAATTAACAAAAGGAATGCAGCCAACTTTTTATTATGCAGATTGGAATAATAAGTCTAGACGTGTTGCCGTTGGGTTATCTTCAGTAAATTTTCATAGAAAATACAATATCTTTAAACAATGCTTATCGAACTTATTACCTTATTCTTTTAATGACATCGCATTTACAGTATTAAACTTTAAAGAAGGAGGAACTGAGCTCACCCGACTTTCTCAACAACAAATGAATAAGGTTCAAGAATATTTATCTTATGATGCTGATGTTGAGTTAATCCTTATTGACGCTTATACAGACAGTTATGGTGGCAGAGGGATAAATAAAAAAGTATCACAACAAAGAGCAGACTCGATAAAAGAGTATTTTATTTCAAACGGTGTGCCTAAAGATAAGATTGTTACTCGAGGACACGGGGAAACTCGTCATGTGGCTGGAAACGATACTTTAGCTGATAGAGCGCGAAACAGAAGGTTAGTCATTCAAATCGACAAAGCAAGTTAG
- a CDS encoding HPP family protein, giving the protein MKKIGYACTAGLGAALAIGLLSFVCNMPFNIALLMAPFGATAVLVFAVPESPLAQPRNVIFGHLLTAFIGLCFVNFFDATSLSIAIATGLAITLMILTKTIHPPAGANPILIMLTSQSWSFMITPVLLCSVTLVLSARFIYSCLNKYKKLGRKQPSFRKAQVDPHFSLFYLIPTIDPEHTFV; this is encoded by the coding sequence ATGAAAAAAATAGGATACGCTTGTACTGCCGGTTTAGGGGCAGCTTTGGCTATTGGGCTGCTGTCTTTTGTATGTAATATGCCTTTCAACATAGCACTATTAATGGCTCCATTTGGAGCAACAGCTGTTTTAGTTTTTGCTGTTCCTGAAAGCCCGTTAGCTCAACCTAGAAATGTTATTTTTGGCCACTTGCTTACAGCTTTTATTGGTCTATGTTTTGTTAATTTTTTTGATGCTACCTCACTCTCAATAGCAATAGCTACAGGGTTGGCTATCACATTGATGATACTGACTAAAACAATTCACCCACCTGCAGGAGCAAATCCGATATTAATCATGCTCACTTCACAGAGTTGGAGCTTTATGATTACTCCCGTTTTGCTTTGCTCAGTCACACTTGTATTATCGGCCAGATTTATTTATTCCTGTCTAAATAAATATAAAAAACTCGGCCGCAAGCAACCGAGTTTTAGAAAAGCCCAAGTTGATCCGCACTTTTCTCTTTTTTATCTAATTCCGACAATTGATCCTGAACATACTTTCGTATGA
- the metA gene encoding homoserine O-acetyltransferase MetA: MPVRIPDNLPAGKILNAENIFVMPDSRALHQDIRPIRVLVLNLMPNKIETETQLLRMLGNTPLQIEIDLMRIHEKQSKHTSVDHMATFYCDFEQINHRNYDGMIVTGAPLGQINFEEVSYWTRICEIIDWSQQHVTSTLFLCWAAHAAFYHLYGLKRQLLKRKRVGVFKHVCCKQHVPLLRGFDDQFTAPHSRFSEIDIEKIVSHPDLELLAVSDEAGAYITLSKDMKNLLITGHPEYDRETLAQEYERDLQQNLPVEKPVNYFPDENPQCTPITNWRSHGNLLISNWLNYYVYQETPYKLEKV; the protein is encoded by the coding sequence GTGCCTGTAAGAATCCCTGATAATTTACCAGCTGGTAAGATATTAAATGCTGAAAATATTTTCGTGATGCCAGACTCTAGAGCCTTGCATCAAGATATTAGACCAATACGAGTTTTAGTTTTAAATCTAATGCCAAATAAAATAGAGACAGAAACTCAGCTGCTAAGAATGCTTGGAAATACACCATTACAGATTGAAATTGATCTTATGCGAATACATGAAAAACAATCTAAGCATACTTCTGTTGATCACATGGCAACTTTTTATTGTGACTTTGAACAAATAAACCATAGAAACTATGATGGGATGATCGTAACTGGTGCGCCACTTGGTCAGATTAATTTCGAAGAGGTGAGCTACTGGACACGTATATGTGAAATTATTGACTGGTCTCAACAGCACGTAACTTCAACCTTATTTTTGTGTTGGGCTGCGCACGCTGCTTTTTATCACCTGTATGGACTTAAAAGACAGCTACTTAAGCGTAAAAGAGTAGGAGTTTTCAAACATGTTTGTTGTAAACAGCATGTGCCACTTCTACGCGGATTTGATGATCAATTCACAGCGCCTCATTCTCGATTTTCTGAAATAGATATTGAAAAAATAGTCAGTCACCCAGACTTAGAGCTGCTGGCAGTATCTGATGAGGCAGGGGCTTACATAACGCTCAGCAAAGATATGAAAAACTTATTAATAACCGGGCATCCTGAATACGATAGAGAAACTTTAGCTCAGGAGTATGAGAGAGACTTACAACAAAACCTTCCAGTTGAAAAGCCAGTAAATTATTTTCCAGACGAAAACCCTCAATGCACGCCTATAACAAATTGGCGTAGTCACGGCAATTTGTTAATCAGTAATTGGTTAAATTATTATGTATACCAAGAGACCCCTTATAAATTAGAGAAAGTTTAA